In one window of Syngnathus scovelli strain Florida chromosome 20, RoL_Ssco_1.2, whole genome shotgun sequence DNA:
- the mia3 gene encoding transport and Golgi organization protein 1 homolog isoform X3: MAAKHFYQKGFLLLLFNFISTAALEKRFSDFKRCADEECSLLLCRGKAVEDFSGPDCRFLSFKKSETVYVYYKLSGRRDDMWAGSVGSQFGYFPMDLLAVNHVYTDKEVEVPTEQTDFVCFDTGFDQFDNYEIDSLLGFPTVKNYDENEQNFDKTQVPEDTAKDTNRPEEEAMNNSEIEADEIGRATDNQSASFLQLDMEKESHEEKLPHTEVTPDDTDSAADDGMNEQITTKEVFLEDAESEERDVHKEYGEESLPENDPVSEHITTPTSQEETISELKTTFRSTFDAVTTDAEPTMKVTPYEQENNEFLEDHSDQHGDTYEAKPTQLLSSSEGKADTSMVAQDDKSKLDDEKVVSKFFGDGVSDEAINSEEDSGDETFLNHEEPPKDAAPENVHPVGDSPDSNLELPTYTEEPENLVFHPGSLNSHSEDPGDHAKSENSENPVFHPGSLDSHSEDPGDHAEPENSDQILTDTPDSLDPRETVVGALLFDLEDDDAGGLANKHGETQAEQPKPTDEMVHTFDSVLHRVAQAELHRKLPDGHNLEKEVTENEEKHDNSIVMGDDLKEVSHEYKIEIRKEIILPEKNRAVPLEEIESFSELNDIAARDDVLPQEPHINDEALHVKEKNTEMDENKYEEREDLFEDENALLFSQSYDTDAVNASPTTCPHVTSSPELVYSDSVLRLTLLQGYYTEEKMLHFQKFLGLKNLYKVESMFSDMDTKLQATRLALSGTVQDLEEALEDIFETSENTILDEIEKILDSRHSKYDDEQRMDLIDDETQILDDFQELAFNLRQKYSAASDSTTLVEEKIKVKYDQVIANKPDMSGKDDLPHIDEVKKKPDMSLLESDDNRTVTDLEKDPAGIDREPEISLDEEHTTPDMSVGEDGRHFNKNKENQPSFSVSEEIQKFPQAALESPLDKGLGEVEHAPSGSLGSIEPLSEFPEKEVGLLSDVVTFLGCAATVVKAKVAEWTVLMISLLPEEWKPEETLFGCPWQAVIITAVVGLLTFTIFFWKTVLVVKRREYLVDEKQLDEQIQALKKEKNDALTRMNELQKQTEELKETQKDSVETVNCALKNKQKLESQILEAEKGYERMVEEKKICQKLLDEEKENSLQIGNRLKKLEKTNEKLELSRKKAQEALAKTTVLLDEAKIREDARSVQHRSLAKEYAGLKEENKNLKGTIKDWEDKHTALSEQIKVYQKAQKELEDSVVLKDHNVEVLSELLADLDACELQKSNGKVLVNGEVAPDKKTAVKNRIKQMMDVSRVQTTLTVIEEERDRFMSKLLSEEKSRKALEEKHQELEHNIATLKSEKSHVESQFKVLQQKNEIMMEMYQQKENALQQRLTKEELERRCKEDMLSKVGGKAVEAEEQVKVLRQRINEMEEQMKKTEEVYKEQIKEQENKTHSNWVNARNAERALNQEKLESSKLREKLAALTSQLNERRAPLFRPNSGQAAGPRQGPRPPSDPHSRYPGMDMSGPRSSSPANMDGSETQEVDPHTKGEAEASKEAAESGPGSFLASPIRDSPGSLSQGPPPPGPGLHDPPFPTGPNSRLPPSGPYRPSRPPLYHPAPGPHGPPNALLGPPLSANGPPGMSLSGPMGGDFGPHPANGHSFHPGPGHVIHPRGPLPPPFRPPPAHHFGPIPHGPRGPMGPRPPFPPDMRFPGPREHSGPPSDLPPVVPPNPGHSEALG; encoded by the exons ATGGCAGCAAAACACTTTTACCAAAAAGGctttttattacttttatttaattttatctcAACCGCCGCCTTGGAGAAGCGATTCTCCGATTTTAAGAGATGTGCCGACGAGGAGTGCAGCT TGCTTCTATGTCGTGGAAAAGCAGTGGAAGATTTCTCAGGACCGGACTGTCGATTCTTGTCATTCAAGAAATCAGAAACTGTCTATGTATACTACAAATTGTCCGGCAGAAGGGATGACATGTGGGCCGGGAGT GTTGGAAGTCAATTTGGTTATTTCCCAATGGACCTCTTGGCTGTCAACCATGTTTATACAGATAAAGAAGTTGAAGTTCCAACAGAG CAAACGGATTTTGTCTGTTTCGACACAGGATTTGACCAATTTGACAACTATGAGATAGATTCACTGTTGGGTTTTCCAACAGTGAAGAATTATGATGAAAATGAACAGAATTTTGACAAAACCCAAGTGCCAGAGGATACTGCAAAAGACACAAACCGACCAGAGGAGGAGGCGATGAATAACAGTGAAATAGAAGCTGATGAAATTGGCAGGGCCACAGATAATCAAAGTGCCTCTTTTCTTCAACTTGATATGGAAAAAGAATCTCATGAAGAAAAACTACCTCATACAGAAGTTACACCCGACGACACCGACTCTGCTGCTGATGACGGAATGAATGAGCAAATAACCACCAAAGAAGTTTTTCTTGAAGATGCAGAGTCAGAGGAGCGAGATGTTCACAAAGAATACGGGGAGGAATCACTACCCGAAAATGATCCTGTGTCGGAACACATTACAACCCCAACTTCTCAAGAAGAGACAATctcagagttaaaaacaaccttTAGATCAACTTTTGATGCTGTCACCACAGATGCTGAACCCACCATGAAAGTTACGCCTTATGAACAAGAGAATAATGAATTTCTTGAAGATCATTCTGATCAACATGGTGATACCTATGAGGCAAAACCAACTCAGTTGCTTTCTTCTTCAGAGGGAAAAGCTGACACTTCCATGGTTGCACAGGATGACAAATCAAAACTTGATGATGAGAAGGTTGTATCAAAATTTTTTGGTGATGGTGTTTCTGATGAAGCAATAAATTCAGAAGAAGACTCGGGGGACGAAACATTTCTTAATCATGAGGAACCACCAAAAGACGCAGCACCAGAAAATGTCCATCCAGTTGGAGATTCACCTGATTCCAATTTAGAACTTCCTACATATACTGAGGAGCCGGAGAACCTAGTATTCCATCCAGGGTCACTAAATTCTCATTCCGAAGATCCTGGAGATCACGCAAAGTCAGAGAACTCAGAGAACCCAGTATTCCATCCAGGGTCACTAGATTCTCATTCCGAAGATCCTGGAGATCACGCAGAGCCAGAGAACTCAGATCAAATCCTTACAGATACACCGGATTCTCTTGATCCAAGAGAAACAGTGGTTGGGGCACTATTGTTTGATCTTGAAGATGATGATGCTGGTGGTCTAGCGAATAAACATGGAGAAACTCAAGCTGAACAGCCGAAACCTACTGATGAAATGGTACATACATTTGATTCTGTATTGCACAGGGTAGCCCAAGCGGAACTACACAGGAAATTACCAGATGGACATAATTTGGAGAAAGAGGTGACCgagaatgaagaaaaacatgacAACAGCATTGTAATGGGGGATGACTTGAAAGAAGTTTCCCATGAATACAAAATTGAAATACGTAAAGAAATAATCCTTCCTGAAAAAAACAGAGCGGTGCCTTTAGAGGAGATTGAGTCATTTAGCGAGCTGAACGATATAGCAGCGAGAGATGATGTCCTGCCCCAAGAGCCACATATTAATGATGAAGCGCTTCATGTGAAGGAGAAGAACACGGAGATGGATGAGAATAAATATGAGGAAAGAGAAGACCTATTTGAAGATGAAAATGCACTTTTGTTCTCTCAGTCGTACGACACAGACGCTGTGAACGCATCACCGACGACATGTCCACATGTTACCTCGAGTCCTGAGCTGGTCTACAGCGACAGCGTCCTGAGGCTGACTCTGCTGCAGGGTTATTACACTGAAGAGAAGATGCTGCATTTCCAGAAGTTTCTGGGACTCAAGAATCTCTACAAAGTGGAGTCCATGTTCTCCGACATGGACACTAAGTTACAAGCTACTCGTCTTGCACTTTCAGGAACGGTGCAAGATCTCGAAGAGGCACTTGAGGACATCTTTGAAACTTCGGAAAATACCATCCTAGATGAAATTGAGAAGATTCTGGATAGTCGGCACTCAAAATACGACGATGAGCAGCGGATGGATCTGATAGATGATGAAACACAAATACTGGATGACTTCCAGGAGCTGGCATTTAATCTAAGACAGAAATATTCTGCAGCAAGCGACAGCACAACTTTGGTGGAAGAGAAGATAAAAGTTAAATATGACCAGG tcattgcAAACAAACCAGACATGAGCGGCAAAGATGATTTGCCTCACATTGATGAAGTCAAGAAGAAACCTGACATGTCATTGTTGGAGAGTGATGATAACCGTACAGTGACCGATCTTGAGAAAGACCCCGCGGGGATTGATAGAGAACCGGAGATCAGCTTGGACGAAGAGCATACTACACCGGATATGAGTGTGGGGGAAGATGGCAGAcacttcaataaaaacaaagaaaaccagCCAAGTTTCAGCGTGTCAGAGGAGATCCAGAAGTTTCCTCAAGCTGCTTTGGAGAGTCCCTTGGACAAGGGCCTTGGGGAAGTGGAGCACGCACCCTCAG gGTCTTTGGGATCCATCGAGCCTCTGTCTGAATTTCCTGAGAAAGAAGTGGGATTGCTCTCAGATGTGGTCACGTTTCTGGGTTGTGCTGCTACAGTTGTCAAGGCAAAAGTTGCAGAGTGGACCGTTCTT ATGATTTCACTACTGCCAGAAGAGTGGAAGCCTGAGGAAACTTTGTTTGGCTGTCCGTGGCAGGCTGTCATCATCACTGCTGTGGTTGGTTTACTGACCTTTACCATCTTCTTCTGGAAAACTGTGCTAGTG GTAAAAAGAAGAGAATATCTTG TGGATGAAAAGCAACTGGACGAACAAATACAAGCActtaaaaaagagaaaaatgacGCACTGACCCGAATGAATGAACTCCAGAAACAG ACTGAAGAGCTGAAAGAAACCCAAAAGGACTCTGTAGAGACGGTTAATTGTGCATTGAAAAACAAGCAAAAATTGGAG AGTCAAATTTTGGAGGCTGAAAAAGGGTATGAGCGCATGGTAGAGGAAAAGAAGATCTGCCAAAAACTGCttgatgaagaaaaagaaaactcacTGCAAATTGGAAATCGG CTTAAAAAATTGGAGAAGACAAACGAGAAGCTCGAGCTGAGCAGAAAAAAAGCTCAGGAAGCTTTAGCTAAG acaaCTGTCCTCTTGGATGAGGCTAAGATCCGAGAAGATGCACGCAGTGTTCAGCACAGATCTCTCGCAAAGGAGTATGCGGGGCttaaagaagaaaataaaaat CTTAAAGGAACCATAAAAGATTGGGAGGACAAACACACAGCGCTGAGCGAGCAGATTAAAGTATACCAGAAGGCTCAGAAAGAGTTGGAGGACTCCGTGGTGCTCAAAGATCACAATGTGGAG GTTTTGTCCGAACTCCTGGCAGACCTTGACGCCTGCGAGTTGCAAAAAAGCAACGGCAAGGTATTGGTGAATGGCGAAGTAGCACCTG ATAAGAAGACTGCAGTAAAGAACAGGATCAAACAGATGATGGACGTCTCCAGG GTCCAGACCACACTCACGGTGATCGAAGAGGAGCGTGACCGCTTCATGTCCAAACTGCTTAGTGAGGAAAAGAGTAGAAAGGCTCTGGAAG AAAAGCATCAGGAGCTCGAACATAACATTGCAACGCTCAAAAGTGAGAAGAGCCACGTGGAAAGCCAATTCAAAGTCCTCCAGCAGAAGAATGAAATCATGATGGAaatgtaccaacaaaaggaaaaCGCTCTGCAACA GAGGCTCACCAAGGAGGAGCTCGAGCGTCGCTGCAAAGAGGACATGCTGTCCAAGGTGGGAGGCAAAGCCGTGGAGGCCGAGGAGCAAGTCAAAGTTCTGCGTCAGCGCATTAATGAGATGGAAGAGCAGATGAAGAAGACTGAAGAAGTCTATAAGGAGCAG ataAAAGAACAGGAAAATAAGACTCACTCTAACTGG GTGAACGCTCGCAACGCAGAGCGGGCTTTGAATCAAGAGAAGCTTGAATCTTCCAAGCTGCGTGAGAA GTTGGCTGCACTGACCTCACAGCTGAATGAGCGACGAGCGCCTCTCTTTAGACCAAACTCGGGACAAGCTGCTGGTCCTCGCCAAG GTCCTCGCCCGCCATCAGACCCACACAGTCGTTATCCTGGAATGG ACATGTCGGGCCCGCGCAGTTCATCACCTGCCAACATGGATGGTTCT GAGACTCAAGAAGTAGATCCACACACAAAAGGCGAGGCTGAGGCCTCCAAAGAGGCTGCGGAGTCA GGTCCCGGATCCTTTCTAGCATCACCCATCAGGGACTCGCCAGGCTCCTTGAGTCAAGGACCCCCGCCACCTGGTCCCGGACTCCATGATCCACCCTTCCCTACAGGACCTAACAGCCGTTTGCCACCCAGTGGTCCCTACAGACCTTCTAGACCACCCCTCTACCATCCAGCACCTGGACCCCATGGTCCTCCAAATGCGCTTCTCGGGCCTCCGCTATCTGCCAACGGACCCCCGGGTATGTCGCTGTCCGGGCCGATGGGGGGAGACTTTGGGCCCCACCCCGCCAACGGACACTCATTCCACCCTGGACCAGGACATGTCATCCATCCTCGGGGTCCTCTCCCACCGCCGTTCCGTCCGCCTCCAGCTCATCATTTTGGGCCGATACCACATG GTCCACGCGGGCCTATGGGTCCACGCCCACCATTCCCTCCTGACATGCGCTTCCCAGGACCACGCGAGCACAGCGGGCCCCCATCGGACCTGCCTCCGGTTGTACCGCCCAATCCGGGTCACAGCGAAGCCTTGGGTTAG
- the mia3 gene encoding transport and Golgi organization protein 1 homolog isoform X4, which produces MAAKHFYQKGFLLLLFNFISTAALEKRFSDFKRCADEECSLLLCRGKAVEDFSGPDCRFLSFKKSETVYVYYKLSGRRDDMWAGSVGSQFGYFPMDLLAVNHVYTDKEVEVPTEQTDFVCFDTGFDQFDNYEIDSLLGFPTVKNYDENEQNFDKTQVPEDTAKDTNRPEEEAMNNSEIEADEIGRATDNQSASFLQLDMEKESHEEKLPHTEVTPDDTDSAADDGMNEQITTKEVFLEDAESEERDVHKEYGEESLPENDPVSEHITTPTSQEETISELKTTFRSTFDAVTTDAEPTMKVTPYEQENNEFLEDHSDQHGDTYEAKPTQLLSSSEGKADTSMVAQDDKSKLDDEKVVSKFFGDGVSDEAINSEEDSGDETFLNHEEPPKDAAPENVHPVGDSPDSNLELPTYTEEPENLVFHPGSLNSHSEDPGDHAKSENSENPVFHPGSLDSHSEDPGDHAEPENSDQILTDTPDSLDPRETVVGALLFDLEDDDAGGLANKHGETQAEQPKPTDEMVHTFDSVLHRVAQAELHRKLPDGHNLEKEVTENEEKHDNSIVMGDDLKEVSHEYKIEIRKEIILPEKNRAVPLEEIESFSELNDIAARDDVLPQEPHINDEALHVKEKNTEMDENKYEEREDLFEDENALLFSQSYDTDAVNASPTTCPHVTSSPELVYSDSVLRLTLLQGYYTEEKMLHFQKFLGLKNLYKVESMFSDMDTKLQATRLALSGTVQDLEEALEDIFETSENTILDEIEKILDSRHSKYDDEQRMDLIDDETQILDDFQELAFNLRQKYSAASDSTTLVEEKIKVKYDQVIANKPDMSGKDDLPHIDEVKKKPDMSLLESDDNRTVTDLEKDPAGIDREPEISLDEEHTTPDMSVGEDGRHFNKNKENQPSFSVSEEIQKFPQAALESPLDKGLGEVEHAPSGSLGSIEPLSEFPEKEVGLLSDVVTFLGCAATVVKAKVAEWTVLMISLLPEEWKPEETLFGCPWQAVIITAVVGLLTFTIFFWKTVLVVKRREYLVDEKQLDEQIQALKKEKNDALTRMNELQKQTEELKETQKDSVETVNCALKNKQKLESQILEAEKGYERMVEEKKICQKLLDEEKENSLQIGNRLKKLEKTNEKLELSRKKAQEALAKTTVLLDEAKIREDARSVQHRSLAKEYAGLKEENKNLKGTIKDWEDKHTALSEQIKVYQKAQKELEDSVVLKDHNVEVLSELLADLDACELQKSNGKVLVNGEVAPDKKTAVKNRIKQMMDVSRVQTTLTVIEEERDRFMSKLLSEEKSRKALEEKHQELEHNIATLKSEKSHVESQFKVLQQKNEIMMEMYQQKENALQQRLTKEELERRCKEDMLSKVGGKAVEAEEQVKVLRQRINEMEEQMKKTEEVYKEQIKEQENKTHSNWVNARNAERALNQEKLESSKLREKLAALTSQLNERRAPLFRPNSGQAAGPRQGPRPPSDPHSRYPGMDMSGPRSSSPANMDGSGPGSFLASPIRDSPGSLSQGPPPPGPGLHDPPFPTGPNSRLPPSGPYRPSRPPLYHPAPGPHGPPNALLGPPLSANGPPGMSLSGPMGGDFGPHPANGHSFHPGPGHVIHPRGPLPPPFRPPPAHHFGPIPHGPRGPMGPRPPFPPDMRFPGPREHSGPPSDLPPVVPPNPGHSEALG; this is translated from the exons ATGGCAGCAAAACACTTTTACCAAAAAGGctttttattacttttatttaattttatctcAACCGCCGCCTTGGAGAAGCGATTCTCCGATTTTAAGAGATGTGCCGACGAGGAGTGCAGCT TGCTTCTATGTCGTGGAAAAGCAGTGGAAGATTTCTCAGGACCGGACTGTCGATTCTTGTCATTCAAGAAATCAGAAACTGTCTATGTATACTACAAATTGTCCGGCAGAAGGGATGACATGTGGGCCGGGAGT GTTGGAAGTCAATTTGGTTATTTCCCAATGGACCTCTTGGCTGTCAACCATGTTTATACAGATAAAGAAGTTGAAGTTCCAACAGAG CAAACGGATTTTGTCTGTTTCGACACAGGATTTGACCAATTTGACAACTATGAGATAGATTCACTGTTGGGTTTTCCAACAGTGAAGAATTATGATGAAAATGAACAGAATTTTGACAAAACCCAAGTGCCAGAGGATACTGCAAAAGACACAAACCGACCAGAGGAGGAGGCGATGAATAACAGTGAAATAGAAGCTGATGAAATTGGCAGGGCCACAGATAATCAAAGTGCCTCTTTTCTTCAACTTGATATGGAAAAAGAATCTCATGAAGAAAAACTACCTCATACAGAAGTTACACCCGACGACACCGACTCTGCTGCTGATGACGGAATGAATGAGCAAATAACCACCAAAGAAGTTTTTCTTGAAGATGCAGAGTCAGAGGAGCGAGATGTTCACAAAGAATACGGGGAGGAATCACTACCCGAAAATGATCCTGTGTCGGAACACATTACAACCCCAACTTCTCAAGAAGAGACAATctcagagttaaaaacaaccttTAGATCAACTTTTGATGCTGTCACCACAGATGCTGAACCCACCATGAAAGTTACGCCTTATGAACAAGAGAATAATGAATTTCTTGAAGATCATTCTGATCAACATGGTGATACCTATGAGGCAAAACCAACTCAGTTGCTTTCTTCTTCAGAGGGAAAAGCTGACACTTCCATGGTTGCACAGGATGACAAATCAAAACTTGATGATGAGAAGGTTGTATCAAAATTTTTTGGTGATGGTGTTTCTGATGAAGCAATAAATTCAGAAGAAGACTCGGGGGACGAAACATTTCTTAATCATGAGGAACCACCAAAAGACGCAGCACCAGAAAATGTCCATCCAGTTGGAGATTCACCTGATTCCAATTTAGAACTTCCTACATATACTGAGGAGCCGGAGAACCTAGTATTCCATCCAGGGTCACTAAATTCTCATTCCGAAGATCCTGGAGATCACGCAAAGTCAGAGAACTCAGAGAACCCAGTATTCCATCCAGGGTCACTAGATTCTCATTCCGAAGATCCTGGAGATCACGCAGAGCCAGAGAACTCAGATCAAATCCTTACAGATACACCGGATTCTCTTGATCCAAGAGAAACAGTGGTTGGGGCACTATTGTTTGATCTTGAAGATGATGATGCTGGTGGTCTAGCGAATAAACATGGAGAAACTCAAGCTGAACAGCCGAAACCTACTGATGAAATGGTACATACATTTGATTCTGTATTGCACAGGGTAGCCCAAGCGGAACTACACAGGAAATTACCAGATGGACATAATTTGGAGAAAGAGGTGACCgagaatgaagaaaaacatgacAACAGCATTGTAATGGGGGATGACTTGAAAGAAGTTTCCCATGAATACAAAATTGAAATACGTAAAGAAATAATCCTTCCTGAAAAAAACAGAGCGGTGCCTTTAGAGGAGATTGAGTCATTTAGCGAGCTGAACGATATAGCAGCGAGAGATGATGTCCTGCCCCAAGAGCCACATATTAATGATGAAGCGCTTCATGTGAAGGAGAAGAACACGGAGATGGATGAGAATAAATATGAGGAAAGAGAAGACCTATTTGAAGATGAAAATGCACTTTTGTTCTCTCAGTCGTACGACACAGACGCTGTGAACGCATCACCGACGACATGTCCACATGTTACCTCGAGTCCTGAGCTGGTCTACAGCGACAGCGTCCTGAGGCTGACTCTGCTGCAGGGTTATTACACTGAAGAGAAGATGCTGCATTTCCAGAAGTTTCTGGGACTCAAGAATCTCTACAAAGTGGAGTCCATGTTCTCCGACATGGACACTAAGTTACAAGCTACTCGTCTTGCACTTTCAGGAACGGTGCAAGATCTCGAAGAGGCACTTGAGGACATCTTTGAAACTTCGGAAAATACCATCCTAGATGAAATTGAGAAGATTCTGGATAGTCGGCACTCAAAATACGACGATGAGCAGCGGATGGATCTGATAGATGATGAAACACAAATACTGGATGACTTCCAGGAGCTGGCATTTAATCTAAGACAGAAATATTCTGCAGCAAGCGACAGCACAACTTTGGTGGAAGAGAAGATAAAAGTTAAATATGACCAGG tcattgcAAACAAACCAGACATGAGCGGCAAAGATGATTTGCCTCACATTGATGAAGTCAAGAAGAAACCTGACATGTCATTGTTGGAGAGTGATGATAACCGTACAGTGACCGATCTTGAGAAAGACCCCGCGGGGATTGATAGAGAACCGGAGATCAGCTTGGACGAAGAGCATACTACACCGGATATGAGTGTGGGGGAAGATGGCAGAcacttcaataaaaacaaagaaaaccagCCAAGTTTCAGCGTGTCAGAGGAGATCCAGAAGTTTCCTCAAGCTGCTTTGGAGAGTCCCTTGGACAAGGGCCTTGGGGAAGTGGAGCACGCACCCTCAG gGTCTTTGGGATCCATCGAGCCTCTGTCTGAATTTCCTGAGAAAGAAGTGGGATTGCTCTCAGATGTGGTCACGTTTCTGGGTTGTGCTGCTACAGTTGTCAAGGCAAAAGTTGCAGAGTGGACCGTTCTT ATGATTTCACTACTGCCAGAAGAGTGGAAGCCTGAGGAAACTTTGTTTGGCTGTCCGTGGCAGGCTGTCATCATCACTGCTGTGGTTGGTTTACTGACCTTTACCATCTTCTTCTGGAAAACTGTGCTAGTG GTAAAAAGAAGAGAATATCTTG TGGATGAAAAGCAACTGGACGAACAAATACAAGCActtaaaaaagagaaaaatgacGCACTGACCCGAATGAATGAACTCCAGAAACAG ACTGAAGAGCTGAAAGAAACCCAAAAGGACTCTGTAGAGACGGTTAATTGTGCATTGAAAAACAAGCAAAAATTGGAG AGTCAAATTTTGGAGGCTGAAAAAGGGTATGAGCGCATGGTAGAGGAAAAGAAGATCTGCCAAAAACTGCttgatgaagaaaaagaaaactcacTGCAAATTGGAAATCGG CTTAAAAAATTGGAGAAGACAAACGAGAAGCTCGAGCTGAGCAGAAAAAAAGCTCAGGAAGCTTTAGCTAAG acaaCTGTCCTCTTGGATGAGGCTAAGATCCGAGAAGATGCACGCAGTGTTCAGCACAGATCTCTCGCAAAGGAGTATGCGGGGCttaaagaagaaaataaaaat CTTAAAGGAACCATAAAAGATTGGGAGGACAAACACACAGCGCTGAGCGAGCAGATTAAAGTATACCAGAAGGCTCAGAAAGAGTTGGAGGACTCCGTGGTGCTCAAAGATCACAATGTGGAG GTTTTGTCCGAACTCCTGGCAGACCTTGACGCCTGCGAGTTGCAAAAAAGCAACGGCAAGGTATTGGTGAATGGCGAAGTAGCACCTG ATAAGAAGACTGCAGTAAAGAACAGGATCAAACAGATGATGGACGTCTCCAGG GTCCAGACCACACTCACGGTGATCGAAGAGGAGCGTGACCGCTTCATGTCCAAACTGCTTAGTGAGGAAAAGAGTAGAAAGGCTCTGGAAG AAAAGCATCAGGAGCTCGAACATAACATTGCAACGCTCAAAAGTGAGAAGAGCCACGTGGAAAGCCAATTCAAAGTCCTCCAGCAGAAGAATGAAATCATGATGGAaatgtaccaacaaaaggaaaaCGCTCTGCAACA GAGGCTCACCAAGGAGGAGCTCGAGCGTCGCTGCAAAGAGGACATGCTGTCCAAGGTGGGAGGCAAAGCCGTGGAGGCCGAGGAGCAAGTCAAAGTTCTGCGTCAGCGCATTAATGAGATGGAAGAGCAGATGAAGAAGACTGAAGAAGTCTATAAGGAGCAG ataAAAGAACAGGAAAATAAGACTCACTCTAACTGG GTGAACGCTCGCAACGCAGAGCGGGCTTTGAATCAAGAGAAGCTTGAATCTTCCAAGCTGCGTGAGAA GTTGGCTGCACTGACCTCACAGCTGAATGAGCGACGAGCGCCTCTCTTTAGACCAAACTCGGGACAAGCTGCTGGTCCTCGCCAAG GTCCTCGCCCGCCATCAGACCCACACAGTCGTTATCCTGGAATGG ACATGTCGGGCCCGCGCAGTTCATCACCTGCCAACATGGATGGTTCT GGTCCCGGATCCTTTCTAGCATCACCCATCAGGGACTCGCCAGGCTCCTTGAGTCAAGGACCCCCGCCACCTGGTCCCGGACTCCATGATCCACCCTTCCCTACAGGACCTAACAGCCGTTTGCCACCCAGTGGTCCCTACAGACCTTCTAGACCACCCCTCTACCATCCAGCACCTGGACCCCATGGTCCTCCAAATGCGCTTCTCGGGCCTCCGCTATCTGCCAACGGACCCCCGGGTATGTCGCTGTCCGGGCCGATGGGGGGAGACTTTGGGCCCCACCCCGCCAACGGACACTCATTCCACCCTGGACCAGGACATGTCATCCATCCTCGGGGTCCTCTCCCACCGCCGTTCCGTCCGCCTCCAGCTCATCATTTTGGGCCGATACCACATG GTCCACGCGGGCCTATGGGTCCACGCCCACCATTCCCTCCTGACATGCGCTTCCCAGGACCACGCGAGCACAGCGGGCCCCCATCGGACCTGCCTCCGGTTGTACCGCCCAATCCGGGTCACAGCGAAGCCTTGGGTTAG